In Xenopus tropicalis strain Nigerian chromosome 5, UCB_Xtro_10.0, whole genome shotgun sequence, one genomic interval encodes:
- the LOC100328980 gene encoding serine/threonine-protein kinase Nek2 codes for MPSRVEDYEVLYTIGSGSYGKCQKIRRRSDGKLLVWKELDYGTMTEAEKQMLVSEVNLLRELKHPNIVRYYDRIIDRTNTTLYIVMEYCEGGDLASLIAKCTKERQYLEEDFILRIFSQLALALKDCHKRSDGGHTVLHRDLKPANIFLDAKNNVKLGDFGLARILHHDSSFAKTFVGTPYYMSPEQMNRMSYNEKSDIWSLGCLLYELCALSPPFTAYNQKELAEKIREGRFRRIPYRYSEELNQVITNMLHLKDYLRPSIEEILQHHLLAELVREEQKKTEKKVLRAAEQERLSMPDPVPSELRLKEQQLHTRERALREREERLEQRERELCVRERMAEDKLARAETLVKSFNLMKEQHLFQAALENGKDAYVDSSSTRSRRHVHFGSNSKENSSTDRYREQEKCSDLQKRLQAANIRAKALSELERNYQLKSRQILGMR; via the exons ATGCCGTCCCGGGTGGAGGATTACGAAGTATTGTACACTATCGGCTCTGGCTCCTACGGGAAATGCCAGAAGATTCGCAGGAGGTCGGACGGGAAG CTGTTGGTATGGAAAGAACTGGACTATGGGACAATGACCGAGGCAGAGAAACAGATGCTGGTCTCTGAAGTGAATCTGCTGCGAGAACTCAAGCACCCGAACATTGTGCGTTATTATGACCGCATCATTGATCGGACCAACACTACCCTCTACATAGTGATGGAGTACTGCGAAGGGGGTGACCTGGCCAGCCTCATTGCTAAATGCACTAAAGAAAG gcaataTTTGGAAGAAGACTTTATCCTACGTATTTTTTCCCAACTGGCCCTGGCACTTAAAGATTGCCACAAAAGAAGCGATGGTGGTCACACTGTGCTCCACCGAGACCTGAAACCTGCCAACATCTTCCTAGATGCCAAAAACAATGTGAAGCTCGGAGACTTTGGGTTGGCCAGAATACTGCATCATGACTCCAGTTTCGCCAAGACGTTTGTTGGCACACCATACTACATGTCTCCA GAACAAATGAACAGAATGTCCTATAACGAGAAATCTGATATCTGGTCGTTAGGATGCCTCCTGTATGAACTCTGTGCTCTCTC GCCACCTTTTACGGCTTACAATCAAAAGGAACTGGCAGAAAAGATCAGAGAAGGAAGGTTTAGGCGCATTCCTTATCGCTATTCAGAAGAGCTTAATCAAGTCATAACAAACATGCTCCATCTAAAG GATTATTTAAGGCCTTCTATAGAGGAGATACTGCAGCATCACTTATTAGCAGAGTTGGTCAGGGAAGAGCAAAAGAAAACTGAAAAGAAAGTTTTGAGAGCTGCAGAGCAGGAAAGGCTATCGATGCCAGACCCTGTCCCCTCAGAACTCcggttaaaggaacagcaactgCACACAAGAGAGCGAGCCTTAAGAGAAAGGGAAGAGCGCCTAGAGC AAAGAGAACGAGAGCTGTGTGTGCGTGAAAGGATGGCAGAAGATAAACTTGCCAG GGCTGAAACCTTGGTGAAGAGCTTTAACTTGATGAAGGAACAGCACCTGTTTCAAGCTGCTCTAGAGAATGGCAAAG ACGCCTACGTGGATAGTTCCTCTACCCGGAGCAGACGCCATGTTCATTTTGGCAGCAACAGTAAAGAGAATAGCAGTACAGATCGCTACCGGGAGCAAGAGAAGTGCAGTGACTTGCAGAAACGGCTGCAGGCTGCTAACATTCGTGCCAAAGCTCTGTCTGAGCTGGAAAGGAATTATCAGCTGAAGAGCCGGCAGATCCTGGGCATGCGTTGA